The Pan paniscus chromosome 3, NHGRI_mPanPan1-v2.0_pri, whole genome shotgun sequence genome includes a window with the following:
- the LOC129397647 gene encoding embryonic stem cell-related gene protein-like isoform X2, with product MGTSEGDAHEIWCHDSDWGTSLGGSIPCPPVLCSVRKIHLRPQVLRPTSSRNISPISNPNIFNPWMWNSQIWRMDYRYKLVSASDAEQNECKIT from the exons ggacgcgcatgaaatttggtgccatgactcagattgggggacctcccttgggggatccatcccctgtcctcctgttctttgctccgtgagaaagatccacctacgacctcaggtcctcagaccaacgagctcaagaaacatctcaccaatttcaaatccg aatattttcaatcCGTGGATGTGGAACTCACAGATATGGAGGATGGACTATAGATACAAACTGGTTAGTGCCTCAGATGCTGAACAGAACGAATGCAAGATAACATAA